One Pieris rapae chromosome 7, ilPieRapa1.1, whole genome shotgun sequence genomic window carries:
- the LOC110993524 gene encoding alpha-N-acetylgalactosaminidase has protein sequence MCKLESLLILFLLFGKASLLNNGVARKPPMGWMSWGYYLCSVDCEKYPRKCLNEKLLLSVADMFYNRGYQEAGYEYIVIDDCWSEKRRSVNGRLVPDRKRFPKGMEAIAEYIHARGLKFGIYTNIADITCMHYPGSKGHFIEDAKMFAEWGVDYIKVDGFFVGEAYLNTAYIRFGQHLNNTGRPMVYSCSWPYYIEFIHKKTPDYATISHHCNMWRNYHDVVTSWDSIKDIIRHYQSSYNQLSPYHGPGHWNDMDMLIFGTDSLTESQSRVHIAVYAMMSSPLLLSCDMEKITEYERELLLNLELLAIAQDPLGIMATPFELNNSITLWMKPHLPRKGNRYHSVSFALVNLEDKSSSVSFIPGLYGLNSTEEYTVMDVFTKKFIINVTLNDSISVTVPSEDVILYTLFPL, from the exons atgtgtaaattagAATCTTTGCTTAtcctttttcttttatttggtaaagCATCTCTTTTGAATAATGGAGTGGCGCGTAAGCCCCCCATGGGGTGGATGTCTTGGGGGTACTACCTGTGTAGTGTTGACTGCGAAAAATATCCACGAAAATGTCTAAA tgAAAAACTACTTCTCTCTGTAGCAGATATGTTCTACAACAGAGGTTATCAGGAGGCTGGCTATGAATACATTGTCATAGATGACTGTTGGTCTGAGAAGCGAAGGAGTGTCAATGGAAGATTAGTCCCCGATAGAAAAAGATTCCCTAAAGGAATGGAGGCTATTGCTGAATAT ATTCATGCAAGAGGTCTTAAATTTGGTATCTATACAAACATAGCAGATATAACATGCATGCATTATCCTGGTAGTAAGGGACATTTCATTGAGGACGCAAAGATGTTTGCGGAATGGGGTGTGGACTATATTAAGGTAGACGGATTTTTTGTTGGAGAAGCCTATTTGAATACAG CATACATAAGGTTTGGTCAGCATTTGAATAATACAGGCCGTCCAATGGTATATTCTTGTAGTTGGCCTTATTATATCGAATTTATACATAAGAAAACT CCAGATTACGCAACAATATCTCACCACTGCAACATGTGGCGGAACTATCACGATGTGGTGACATCATGGGATTCTATCAAAGACATTATAAGGCATTACCAGTCTTCCTACAATCAATTAAGTCCTTACCACGGACCAGGACATTGGAATGATATGGACATG ttaatatttggTACAGACTCCCTAACAGAGAGTCAAAGTCGTGTCCATATAGCAGTATACGCAATGATGTCTTCGCCACTTCTACTAAGCTGTGATATGGAGAAAATAACTGAGTACGAAAGggaattattattgaatttggaattgtTGGCTATTGCTCAGGATCCTTTGGGCATTATGGCGACGCCCTTTGAG ttaaataattcaataacacTCTGGATGAAGCCTCATTTACCGCGAAAGGGTAATCGGTATCATTCCGTCTCTTTCGCACTAGTCAATTTGGAGGATAAATCGTCTTCTGTCTCTTTCATACCGGGGTTGTATGGACTTAATTCGACGGAAGAATATACAGttatg gaTGTATTCacgaaaaaatttataataaatgtgacgTTAAATGACTCAATCTCCGTTACCGTGCCATCAgaag atgtCATCCTATATACGCTATTTCCTTTATAA